A genomic window from Syngnathus typhle isolate RoL2023-S1 ecotype Sweden linkage group LG18, RoL_Styp_1.0, whole genome shotgun sequence includes:
- the LOC133142608 gene encoding PH and SEC7 domain-containing protein 1-like isoform X1, with translation MSQPGKVLHVYVEVRSTCDPSAGGKTFGEGPPLDHLKLKDNTQDLLSQLASRSPTEHQTLAPKALHRCPSSHSGGSPLTPSSRASERWSLPCDTKPSAMSCSNSKEGRDGKRSVVSFSYVQKSNVKSRSGPGNGQERAHQVHKRLCEPFWFGSPKLTFPPSGSRHAVDTTGKTLEDFGSPLLKLKAAHAPGRATLSRTCRLGRCRSLSSSPALIHQERWGGRPQSPGSDWRSLPSPSSSPRPADIAEGLNQLSDVPKRPAPRWFHPKESGPTCPQQRFVMNIPVHAAASDAGRPLRQPGRLPLPPRLHRPSHPPTELGSPLRDPGVSLAELRPPDSPTLHRRRTPQYTGADRRASGCQERGDRSELTRKAFARTEGTPTNKEPSGAPNPVPDSEQTGGGLPARASPSTPQKRAERKRRERLLLGPVVPDSPDEEREHPLAGSWPSSSGVTGSLGERECLSPESLQSGETRASTSGIQTDSATPVLSLHCQKMARAKWEFLFGAEEGAGSGPANFVDASTAPPSGNSSESPTPTPPSSLPTLAASHHVRHVEVELVTPSPETGVIRRSLKYSETDLDAVPLRCYRETDIDELLTGGRDDRDSAFGSDRSLRGGSPGGSGPRPHKGKVEEAGSGEGERDEDRWEEEEEEVVSWASVRMRGDERKRRDAAWEQERGFSRMKRASECFSDRRQAALKSPVRLRGPGRAAEDAFSRHFESIVESARAKGTSYHSLDDPAPDSDATRPPSSERLSGGSEDTPPGRRGYSRPPSPSHEFGRLLADQYLRLSDYSGLPLDGALRAFLKQVALLGGNPERERLLWHFSRRYSLCNQSHFPSEDAVLALTWALVALNADLHGPNVCDKMSCPQFVSNLDGLNDGRHFPKHLLKALYNSIKTQKLQWTLDEEELRKSFSELGDSLCDSSRSAKGGGGGDDDDDDDDETTADEAVSRGPPLYKNGFLVRKVHADSDGKRTPRGKRGWKTFYAILKGLILYLQKGEYRADKPLTDDDLKNAVSIHHSLAIQAADYSKRANVFYLRTADWRLFLFQAPNAEQMHSWITSINTVAATFSAPPLPPAVGSQKKFSRPPLPGNVSKLSQEEQLRSHEARLRAVSSELAELRSCPPQGKLKATELERDQHLHFEKTRYETYVALLRAETEAGPGGEAEDEGDLQRARSSPSLPDGGQAGGTRAGGKPRQDVQRHSYRQAVKK, from the exons ATGTCTCAACCCGGGAAAGTCCTCCACGTCTATGTCGAAGTCAGGTCGACCTGCGATCCTAGTGCAGGCGGAAAGACCTTTGGAGAAGGCCCTCCTCTGGACCACTTGAAACTTAAGGACAACACTCAGGACCTCCTGTCCCAGCTTGCCAGCCGGAGCCCCACCGAGCATCAGACCCTTGCTCCTAAAGCGCTCCACCGGTGTCCTTCTTCCCACTCTGGAGGATCTCCACTCACTCCATCTTCCCGGGCATCCGAGCGCTGGAGTCTACCATGTGACACGAAGCCCTCCGCCATGTCCTGCTCCAACAGCAAAGAGGGGAGAGACGGGAAGCGCTCTGTGGTCTCCTTCAGTTACGTACAGAAGTCCAACGTGAAGAGCAGAAGCGGTCCGGGCAACGGTCAGGAAAGAGCCCACCAGGTTCACAAGAGACTTTGCGAGCCTTTTTGGTTTGGCAGTCCCAAATTAACTTTCCCACCTTCAGGTTCCCGACACGCCGTGGACACGACCGGCAAGACTTTGGAGGACTTTGGATCTCCGTTGTTGAAGCTCAAAGCGGCTCACGCGCCGGGGCGCGCCACGTTGTCTCGGACCTGCCGTTTGGGCCGTTGTCGgtccctgtccagctctcccgCGCTGATACACcaggagaggtggggggggcGGCCCCAGAGTCCAGGGTCCGACTGGCGCTCCCTGCCGTCTCCGAGCAGCTCCCCGAGACCGGCTGACATCGCGGAAGGCTTAAACCAGTTGAGTGACGTCCCGAAACGACCCGCCCCTCGCTGGTTTCATCCCAAAGAATCTGGTCCCACTTGTCCGCAGCAAAGGTTCGTGATGAATATCCCGGTCCACGCGGCAGCCTCGGACGCAGGAAGACCCCTCCGCCAGCCGGGCCGGCTCCCTCTTCCCCCCCGCCTCCATCGGCCCTCTCACCCTCCTACCGAGCTGGGCTCCCCCCTCAGGGACCCCGGGGTGTCCCTGGCCGAGCTCCGACCGCCCGACAGCCCCACCCTGCATCGGCGCCGGACGCCCCAGTACACCGGCGCTGACCGGAGAGCCTCGGGGTGCCAAGAACGGGGAGATCGCTCGGAGTTGACTCGCAAAGCCTTTGCGAGGACGGAGGGGACGCCGACGAATAAGGAGCCGAGCGGCGCTCCTAACCCAGTCCCGGACAGCGAGCAGACCGGCGGCGGCCTGCCCGCACGGGCCAGCCCGAGCACGCCACAGAAGCGAGCTGAGCGGAAGAGGAGAGAGCGCCTCCTGCTGGGTCCCGTGGTCCCGGATTCTCCGGATGAGGAGCGTGAGCACCCTTTGGCGGGATCCTGGCCCAGCTCCAGCGGGGTGACGGGCAGCTTGGGAGAGCGGGAGTGCTTGTCACCCGAGTCCCTTCAGTCCGGCGAGACCAGAGCCTCCACCTCTGGCATACAG ACGGACAGCGCGACGCCCGTCCTGTCGCTACACTGTCAGAAGATGGCTCGGGCCAAGTGGGAGTTTCTCTTTGGAGCCGAAGAAGGCGCCGGGAGCGGGCCCGCAA ACTTTGTGGACGCCTCCACAGCACCCCCAAGCGGAAACTCCAGCGAGTCGCCCACCCCCACGCCGCCCTCCTCCCTGCCGACGCTCGCCGCCAGCCATCACGTTCGACACGTGGAGGTGGAGTTGGTGACCCCGTCCCCCGAAACGGGCGTTATCCGCCGCAGCCTCAAATACTCGGAGACGGACCTGGACGCCGTCCCGCTGCGCTGCTACCGAGAGACGGACATCGACGAGCTGCTGACGGGCGGGCGGGACGACCGCGACTCGGCCTTCGGGAGCGACAGAAGCCTCCGCGGGGGGAGTCCCGGGGGCTCGGGCCCAAGGCCTCACAAGGGAAAAGTCGAGGAAGCTGGGAGCGGAGAAGGAGAGCGGGACGAGGACCGgtgggaagaggaagaggaagaggtggtGAGCTGGGCCAGCGTGAGAATGCGAGGAGATGAGAGGAAGCGGCGGGACGCGGCGTGGGAACAGGAGCGAGGCTTCTCACGCATGAAAAG AGCGTCCGAGTGTTTCTCGGACCGGCGCCAGGCGGCGCTCAAGTCGCCGGTCCGGCTACGGGGCCCCGGCCGCGCCGCCGAGGACGCCTTCAGCCGCCATTTTGAGAGCATCGTGGAGTCGGCGCGCGCCAAGGGGACGTCCTACCACAGCCTGGACGACCCCGCCCCCGACTCAGACGCCACGCGGCCTCCGTCCAGCGAGCGGCTGAGCGGCGGCTCGGAAGACACGCCCCCCGGGAGGCGGGGCTACTCCCGCCCGCCGTCTCCCAG CCACGAGTTTGGCCGCCTGCTGGCTGACCAATACCTACGCCTCTCTGACTATTCGGGTCTCCCTCTGGACGGAGCGctcag AGCGTTCCTGAAGCAGGTGGCGCTGTTGGGCGGCAATCCAGAGCGGGAGCGGTTGCTCTGGCATTTTTCCCGCCGTTACTCGCTGTGCAACCAAAGCCATTTTCCCTCCGAGG ATGCTGTGCTGGCGTTGACCTGGGCGCTGGTGGCGCTGAACGCGGATCTGCACGGCCCG AATGTTTGCGACAAGATGTCCTGTCCTCAGTTTGTCAGCAACTTGGACGGCCTCAATGACGGACGACACTTCCCCAAGCATCTGCTCAAG gCGCTCTACAACTCCATCAAGACTCAGAAGCTGCAGTGGACCCT CGACGAGGAAGAACTCAGGAAGTCCTTCTCGGAGCTCGGGGACAGCCTGTGCGACTCGTCCAGATCGGCcaagggcggcggcggcggcgacgacgacgacgacgatgacgacgagacgacagcggacgaaGCGGTGTCCCGCGGGCCGCCGCTGTACAAGAACGGCTTCCTGGTCCGCAAAGTGCACGCCGACTCGGACGGGAAGAGAA CACCGAGAGGCAAGCGAGGCTGGAAGACCTTCTACGCCATCTTGAAGGGGCTCATCCTCTACCTGCAGAAA GGCGAGTACCGCGCCGACAAGCCGCTGACGGACGACGACCTGAAGAACGCTGTGTCCATCCATCACTCGCTCGCCATCCAAGCGGCGGACTACAGCAAACGCGCCAACGTCTTCTACCTGCGCACTGCCGACTGGAGGCTCTTCTTATTCCAGGCGCC AAACGCCGAGCAGATGCACTCGTGGATCACCAGCATCAACACGGTGGCGGCCACCTTCTCGGCTCCGCCCCTCCCGCCCGCCGTGGGCTCCCAGAAGAAATTCAGCAGGCCGCCCTTGCCGGGCAACGTGTCCAAGCTGTCCCAG GAGGAGCAGCTGCGATCCCACGAGGCCCGTCTGCGGGCCGTGTCTTCGGAGCTGGCCGAGCTGCGGTCCTGCCCGCCCCAGGGTAAACTCAAAGCCACAGAGCTGGAGCGGGACCAGCATCTGCATTTTGAG AAAACGCGCTACGAGACGTACGTGGCCCTGCTGCGGGCCGAGACGGAGGCCGGGCCGGGGGGTGAGGCGGAGGACGAGGGCGACCTCCAGAGGGCGCGCTCCAGCCCTAGCCTGCCAGACGGCGGCCAGGCCGGCGGGACTCGAGCGGGCGGCAAACCTCGGCAGGACGTCCAGAGGCACAGCTACAGGCAAGCCGTGAAGAAGTGA